The Pedosphaera parvula Ellin514 nucleotide sequence CCGTTCAATACTCTGTTCAGTCCAAGGTGCGCCGCCCATCCCTGTTTGAAGAAAATTGGCTCCGGCATCGTGCAATTCTTCAATTCCATTCTTTCCATTCGGAGCCAGGGCTTCGGGCAGGGGAGCGACGTCAAAGCCAACGTGAAAAATCTTCACCCCGTCAATCTCCAACACCATGTTTTGATTAATGGTTGCTTTGTGTGGTGACTTGCGAGGACCGTCGCCCACTAAATCCTTGTTGTGCGTAACGCATCCGGGGAGGAAGGCAGCGAGCATTACCGCCACTGAAAACGCAATAAATTTTTTCATAAACATCGGCTGATGCGCCAAGTATTTGGGAACGAACGCACTTTGGCAATCACTACTGAAAACCTAAGAAATTTCCAATTGGCAGGAACAATTTCGGTTTGAACCGGATGGATGGACAAAAACAGGTGCCATCAACAATTAGAGCAGGATTGCAAACCTCATCGATTGGCATACAATCACTGGCATACTTGAGACGAATGGCCTTATCCAATTCAAATTCAAAACTGGGAATGTTGGCGCCGATGCTCCTGATACTTGCAGCCTCCATCCTGGCAGGCTTCACCTACAATCGCACGACACCTCTCGGTGTCCGCTTCGGACAAACTGTAGAAAAGACTCAACCAGTCAGCCAGCCACCGGTGCCCATGGCACAAGCCACGAACACGCCTCCTGCAAAAACCACGAATTACGTCGCCATGCCGGAAGGTGCCGGACCGATGCCAACACCCAAATATCCGATCCCGGCCATTACCTGGAAGGAAGTAAGATCGCTCTTGGCTGCCCAGCAAAAGCTCACAATCATCGACGCTCGCGGCCGCATCGCCTTCAATGCCGGCCACATACCTGACGCCATCTGCATTCCTTCGGGAAATAATTTCGACATGTCCAACTTCTCCGAGGAACACACCAACAAATCAGAATTGATCGTGGCGTACTGCGGCGGCCAGCATTGCCCGCTCTCCTGGTTGGTGGCAGCGGGCCTGATCAACAACTTTGACTTCTCCAACGTCAAAATCATGCCCGGCGGTTTTGAGGAATATCAGCGCGCTGAAGCCAGCGCCGGAACAGCGCAGTCGAAATGAAATCCAAATGCTATTTCCAACTGGCACTTCGCTGGCTGTTTGGATTAATCCTCTTATGGGCTGCCTTTTCCAAGCTCGGCAACCTCCACAACTTTTACCTCAGCCTTCTGGCCTATCAACTCCCTTTGCCAAACTTTGCGCTCCAAATGGCTGCGATAGTGCTGCCCTGGCTTGAACTTTTTTGTGGCTTGCACCTGATCGTCGGATTCTCGCTGCGGCCGGCGCTTGCCTGGACCCTCATTCTTTTCACCGTTTTCCTGCTGGCGACCGGTCAGGCCTGGGCTCGTGGTTTGGACATCTCCTGTGGCTGTTTCAATTTGGGCAGTAGCAGCTTCGCCAAAACATTTGAATCCGTTGGCTTTGCTTTCGCCCGCTCAATTGTGTTGCTGCTCGGAGCCCTCTACCTTTTCCCACAAAGCGGAGGTCCTTGCAAAGCAGGACAAAACCAGACCTCTGCAACCACATCTCCCAGCAGCGCGCCTTGAGGAACAGCAGCCAACCGCTATTTACGGATGGCTGGTGACGAGGGACCACTCCATGTTTTGGGTGGCCGCATATAAGGCAAACGCTTTCTCGTTCTGAATTAACGCCGCCCGCACAATGCTGGAGTCATCCGCCCGCCCAAGGTTGAGCACAGAGTCCGGAATAATGCCGACTTTCTTATGGGCATAAATCAGCGCAAAAGTTGCTTGAGCGAGGGCATAATAAGGCAGGTCTTTATAGGCGCCTTCCGCAGTATCTTCCACGGCGTCCGCCAGAAATTCAAGCTGGTCCACCAAATGAGGAAATAACGGTGCGTGTATCTGGGTAAACTCCAGTTTCCACTGCGGCAAATGTTTGGCCACGCGTTCCGTAATTGCTGGCGTTATTGCTGCGGCGCCACGATTTAAAAAATTTACGATCTCGGACATGCAGCAATTCTATAGAAAACTACGAGAGA carries:
- a CDS encoding MauE/DoxX family redox-associated membrane protein → MKSKCYFQLALRWLFGLILLWAAFSKLGNLHNFYLSLLAYQLPLPNFALQMAAIVLPWLELFCGLHLIVGFSLRPALAWTLILFTVFLLATGQAWARGLDISCGCFNLGSSSFAKTFESVGFAFARSIVLLLGALYLFPQSGGPCKAGQNQTSATTSPSSAP
- a CDS encoding rhodanese-like domain-containing protein encodes the protein MLLILAASILAGFTYNRTTPLGVRFGQTVEKTQPVSQPPVPMAQATNTPPAKTTNYVAMPEGAGPMPTPKYPIPAITWKEVRSLLAAQQKLTIIDARGRIAFNAGHIPDAICIPSGNNFDMSNFSEEHTNKSELIVAYCGGQHCPLSWLVAAGLINNFDFSNVKIMPGGFEEYQRAEASAGTAQSK